The Candidatus Nanohalococcus occultus genome contains a region encoding:
- a CDS encoding valine--tRNA ligase yields the protein MPEGDYDAEKVEAKWQRKWVKEETFKYPGAENEREVFSIDTPPPTVSGSLHMGHLYGQTLQDFQARFQRMRGKKVFQPFGYDDNGIASERLTEKELGIRHQDFTRREFQEKCRKVCKEYEDQFTENMQSLGVSHDWTNTYKTIEPRVQKISQLSFIDLYDKGREYRKKAPAIWCPDCETAISQVETEDMEQQAHFNDIEFPMASGNGSIVISTTRPELLPACVAIMVHPEDEANAHLAGEKVKVPIFDYEVPIIEDEDVDIETGTGVVMVCTFGDQKDIEWYQAHDLPLRTAIDESGTMTDLAGKYEGIDSSVMKKKIVEDLDEEGYLLDRERITHDVQVHERCDTGIEFMVTEQWYVEILDNKEKYLDAGDQMEWFPEKMKTRYTNWIEGLKWDWCISRQRDSGIPFPVWYCKDCGQEVLAAKKDLPVDPLEDEPPFEECPDCGCEEFEAEEDVFDTWATSSLTPLVNAGWDWNEETEEYEMSRPELYSFDVRPEGHDIISFWLFHTVVKCYEHTGEVPFDSVMNHGHVLDENREKMSTSRGNVVAPKEVLEEFPVDAARYWAAGSKVGDDFPFKEKELVSGEKLMRKIWNASKLVEQLSDEDIEVEESDLSEMDKFMLAKTDELLEEVTEHFESYEFAKARDKIRSSFWDTFCGDYLEVSKQKLDTGDYRGTQHTLRRVHERYLKMFAPIISHVTEQVYSEMYDGESIHLSRWPEKTGIKADVQRGENAFKAISALRKYKTSNQMSPTAELGKVELYSNVEGFEEEIKGTMHIEELAMKDGRPEVESQISEIKLDYSKVGPKYGDKVGELEAALSNNEWMIEDGHLEVADEKLKPEEFDVIEEKQFTGEGEMIEHEGIMAVIK from the coding sequence ATGCCGGAAGGAGATTACGACGCGGAAAAGGTCGAGGCAAAATGGCAGAGAAAATGGGTTAAAGAAGAGACGTTCAAATACCCCGGAGCAGAAAACGAACGAGAAGTGTTCTCGATAGACACTCCGCCACCAACCGTGTCAGGAAGCCTTCACATGGGTCACTTGTACGGCCAGACACTTCAGGACTTCCAGGCACGTTTCCAGCGTATGAGAGGGAAAAAGGTCTTCCAGCCATTCGGCTACGATGATAACGGAATCGCAAGCGAGCGTTTGACCGAAAAAGAGCTTGGAATCCGACACCAGGACTTTACTCGCAGAGAGTTCCAGGAAAAATGCCGAAAAGTCTGTAAAGAGTACGAAGATCAGTTTACAGAAAACATGCAGTCACTGGGCGTAAGCCATGACTGGACGAATACTTACAAGACAATCGAGCCACGGGTACAGAAAATCAGCCAGCTATCGTTCATTGACTTGTACGATAAAGGCCGAGAGTACAGGAAAAAGGCTCCAGCGATCTGGTGTCCTGACTGTGAGACAGCCATCTCCCAGGTTGAAACCGAGGACATGGAACAGCAGGCGCATTTCAACGACATCGAGTTCCCGATGGCCTCAGGAAACGGCTCGATTGTAATATCTACCACTCGACCGGAGCTTTTACCGGCCTGTGTGGCAATCATGGTTCATCCGGAAGATGAAGCCAACGCACATCTTGCCGGGGAAAAGGTCAAGGTCCCGATCTTCGATTACGAGGTACCTATTATAGAAGATGAAGACGTTGATATCGAGACCGGTACCGGTGTTGTAATGGTCTGTACCTTCGGAGATCAGAAAGACATCGAGTGGTACCAGGCACATGACTTGCCGTTGAGGACCGCGATCGATGAATCTGGTACAATGACAGACTTGGCCGGAAAATACGAGGGAATCGATTCCTCGGTTATGAAAAAGAAAATAGTTGAAGATCTAGACGAAGAAGGTTATCTCCTGGACCGTGAACGGATCACCCACGACGTACAGGTCCACGAAAGATGCGATACAGGAATCGAGTTCATGGTAACCGAACAGTGGTACGTAGAGATACTTGATAACAAGGAAAAGTACCTTGATGCCGGCGACCAGATGGAATGGTTCCCGGAGAAAATGAAGACCCGGTACACTAACTGGATTGAAGGCCTGAAATGGGACTGGTGTATCTCCCGTCAACGCGATTCCGGGATTCCGTTCCCTGTCTGGTACTGTAAAGACTGCGGACAGGAAGTACTGGCCGCGAAAAAGGACTTGCCGGTCGATCCACTCGAGGACGAACCACCTTTCGAAGAATGTCCGGACTGTGGATGCGAGGAGTTCGAGGCAGAAGAAGACGTATTCGATACCTGGGCGACCTCTTCACTAACACCACTGGTTAATGCTGGATGGGACTGGAATGAGGAAACCGAAGAGTACGAGATGAGTCGTCCGGAGCTTTACAGCTTCGATGTCCGACCGGAGGGACACGACATCATCAGCTTCTGGCTTTTCCACACCGTTGTAAAATGCTATGAGCATACCGGCGAAGTGCCGTTTGACTCGGTTATGAACCACGGACACGTACTGGATGAAAACCGCGAGAAGATGAGTACGTCCCGTGGGAACGTTGTAGCACCGAAGGAAGTTCTAGAGGAGTTCCCTGTTGATGCGGCCCGTTACTGGGCTGCCGGCTCAAAGGTAGGAGATGACTTCCCGTTCAAGGAAAAGGAACTTGTCTCCGGAGAGAAACTGATGAGAAAGATCTGGAACGCCTCGAAGCTCGTCGAACAGCTATCGGATGAAGACATTGAGGTCGAAGAATCCGATCTTTCCGAGATGGATAAGTTCATGCTGGCTAAAACCGATGAACTGCTAGAAGAAGTCACCGAACATTTCGAGAGCTACGAGTTCGCGAAAGCACGGGACAAGATACGGAGTAGTTTCTGGGATACATTCTGCGGGGATTATCTCGAGGTCTCAAAACAGAAGCTTGATACAGGCGATTACCGTGGAACCCAACATACACTACGTAGAGTCCATGAAAGGTATCTGAAGATGTTCGCACCGATCATCTCCCATGTAACAGAACAAGTCTACTCGGAGATGTACGATGGAGAGTCCATTCATCTAAGCCGGTGGCCGGAAAAGACAGGCATCAAAGCTGATGTACAGAGGGGAGAAAACGCTTTCAAGGCTATTTCTGCGTTGAGAAAGTACAAAACCAGCAACCAGATGTCTCCAACCGCCGAACTAGGAAAAGTCGAGCTTTATTCGAACGTTGAAGGTTTCGAAGAAGAGATCAAAGGAACCATGCACATCGAAGAACTGGCGATGAAAGACGGACGACCGGAGGTCGAATCCCAGATATCGGAGATCAAACTGGATTACTCGAAGGTCGGACCGAAGTACGGAGACAAGGTCGGAGAGCTAGAAGCAGCCTTGAGCAACAACGAGTGGATGATAGAGGACGGACACCTGGAAGTAGCCGATGAGAAGCTAAAACCTGAAGAGTTCGATGTAATCGAGGAAAAACAGTTTACCGGCGAAGGCGAGATGATCGAACACGAAGGAATCATGGCGGTGATAAAATGA
- a CDS encoding sugar phosphate isomerase/epimerase family protein: MRFGGSVGPEIEDVAEIPAVFDFVEIAIGEMEVSLEEIDTESLREDLEENDLDLIIHLPFRQPLATTVPELNDGLYNYYDRLLEFSAELGAEKAVVHLNTRHGQDREDVLEELKDQIKELKVLEEKHGVELVYENIPFGASKAMDLEDLPEFAEELDISLCIDTGHAYAEDEQEGINMILEEASENISHLHIQDSMGGSDSHVAVGHGDIDWEQTCERLEEFEGTATLEIFTNDFEYSEISHRKLLEYLPS; the protein is encoded by the coding sequence ATGAGGTTCGGAGGAAGCGTAGGACCGGAAATAGAAGACGTAGCAGAGATACCAGCTGTCTTTGATTTCGTAGAGATCGCGATCGGAGAGATGGAGGTATCCCTCGAGGAGATCGATACAGAATCACTTAGAGAAGACCTGGAGGAAAACGATCTAGATCTTATAATCCATCTTCCTTTCCGACAGCCCCTAGCTACGACCGTACCCGAGTTAAACGACGGACTTTACAACTACTACGATCGACTGCTGGAGTTTTCCGCTGAACTAGGTGCGGAGAAAGCGGTTGTCCACCTGAATACACGTCACGGACAGGACCGCGAAGACGTCTTGGAAGAGTTGAAAGACCAGATCAAAGAACTGAAGGTTTTAGAGGAAAAACACGGAGTCGAACTTGTCTATGAGAACATTCCGTTCGGAGCATCGAAGGCTATGGACTTAGAGGACCTACCTGAGTTTGCCGAAGAACTCGATATCTCACTCTGTATAGACACCGGACATGCCTACGCGGAGGACGAACAGGAAGGAATCAACATGATACTTGAGGAAGCTTCCGAGAACATCTCACACCTACACATCCAGGATTCGATGGGCGGCAGCGACTCACATGTAGCGGTAGGACACGGAGATATCGACTGGGAACAAACTTGTGAAAGACTCGAGGAGTTTGAAGGAACCGCGACCCTGGAGATTTTCACTAACGACTTCGAGTACTCGGAGATCTCCCATCGGAAGCTTCTGGAGTATCTTCCTTCATAG
- the prf1 gene encoding peptide chain release factor aRF-1, with the protein MSEEKSNSMNKYQLKKLIKKLEGIRGRNTELVSLYIPAGYDMSKISDFVTSEASEAESIKSKHTRKNVQGALEKIARKVSEEHETPENGVVLFAGNVSETEGRPDIQIWEVHPPQTIESRRYRCDKEFVLEPLKQMIVDDRVYGLIVLDKNEAAIGYLQGSSIKTEYKMSSEVPGKTRAGGQSAQRFARIRKQMLKTFMKDINDNAKTAFLEKAREGKLLGILVGGPGWTKDKFVDEYMHQELKDELIDVKSLNYSGEEALEELVEKAEESLQDASAVKEKNLVESFFENLKEENGKSEYGLKQVIKAMDMGAVDTVLISEDFNHYRATYICGNEHEKEVYEEEAKISENVKCDECGEQMDLEQMTDIVDIMDEKAEQMGSSLELISTDHEQGRRLYNMGGIAAILRYRIR; encoded by the coding sequence ATGAGCGAAGAAAAATCTAACTCGATGAACAAGTACCAGCTGAAAAAGTTGATCAAGAAGCTGGAAGGCATCCGCGGACGGAACACGGAGCTAGTATCGCTTTACATCCCGGCAGGATACGACATGTCGAAGATTTCTGACTTTGTTACTTCCGAGGCTTCCGAGGCCGAATCGATCAAGTCCAAACACACCCGGAAAAACGTACAGGGAGCATTGGAGAAGATCGCACGTAAGGTCTCAGAAGAACACGAGACACCGGAAAACGGAGTGGTGCTTTTCGCCGGAAACGTCAGCGAAACGGAGGGTCGTCCGGATATCCAGATCTGGGAGGTTCATCCGCCGCAGACAATCGAGTCCAGAAGGTACAGATGCGACAAGGAGTTCGTACTGGAGCCGTTAAAACAGATGATCGTAGACGATAGAGTCTACGGACTGATCGTGCTGGATAAAAACGAGGCGGCGATCGGATACCTCCAGGGTTCCTCGATCAAGACAGAGTACAAGATGTCTTCGGAAGTACCGGGGAAGACCCGGGCAGGAGGACAGTCAGCCCAGAGATTCGCCCGTATACGAAAGCAGATGCTGAAAACCTTCATGAAGGATATCAACGACAATGCGAAAACCGCTTTCCTGGAAAAAGCCCGTGAAGGCAAGCTTCTCGGCATTCTCGTCGGAGGACCGGGATGGACCAAAGACAAGTTTGTCGATGAGTACATGCACCAAGAGCTGAAAGACGAGCTGATCGATGTAAAGTCCTTGAACTACTCGGGAGAGGAAGCGCTGGAAGAACTCGTAGAGAAGGCCGAAGAGTCACTTCAGGATGCTTCCGCGGTAAAGGAAAAGAACCTGGTTGAAAGCTTCTTCGAGAACCTGAAAGAGGAAAACGGGAAATCCGAGTACGGACTCAAGCAGGTCATCAAAGCCATGGACATGGGTGCGGTTGATACTGTTTTGATCAGCGAAGATTTCAACCATTACCGTGCGACCTACATCTGTGGGAACGAACACGAAAAAGAGGTCTACGAGGAAGAAGCCAAGATCAGCGAGAACGTAAAATGCGATGAATGCGGCGAACAGATGGACCTCGAGCAGATGACCGACATAGTCGATATAATGGATGAAAAAGCCGAACAGATGGGAAGCAGCCTAGAGTTAATATCTACCGACCACGAACAGGGCCGCCGGCTCTACAACATGGGAGGTATCGCAGCGATTCTAAGGTACCGGATCCGCTAA
- a CDS encoding MBL fold metallo-hydrolase, whose product MEIENLSEDAEDFTGNIWKLSNGQTVLIDVGTGDAWKAIEKLEEIDKVVITHSHYDHVDNLPETVEKFGPEVYAFEPENLDTSAEKLSEGDEIELCGESFEVFHTPGHKNDSICLYSESGILFAGDLLFPDGGFGRTDLEEGDRELLIESIQKITELDVEQMYCGHDKAVTEEANSQIRKSLSEAEKRESKY is encoded by the coding sequence ATGGAGATCGAGAACCTATCGGAAGATGCCGAAGATTTCACCGGAAACATCTGGAAACTATCCAACGGACAAACTGTTTTGATAGATGTTGGAACCGGAGATGCGTGGAAAGCCATTGAGAAGCTCGAAGAAATCGATAAAGTCGTTATCACTCATTCTCATTACGATCACGTAGATAACCTACCAGAGACCGTAGAGAAGTTCGGTCCGGAGGTCTATGCCTTCGAGCCGGAGAATCTGGATACCTCGGCTGAGAAACTCTCTGAGGGCGATGAAATCGAGTTGTGCGGCGAATCCTTCGAAGTCTTCCATACTCCCGGTCACAAGAATGATTCGATCTGTCTTTACTCGGAGTCAGGAATTCTTTTCGCCGGAGATCTTCTTTTCCCGGACGGCGGATTCGGCCGGACCGACTTGGAGGAAGGTGATAGAGAACTTCTGATTGAATCAATCCAGAAGATCACCGAGCTGGATGTAGAGCAGATGTACTGCGGCCACGATAAAGCCGTAACCGAAGAGGCTAACAGCCAGATAAGGAAATCGCTTTCTGAAGCTGAGAAAAGAGAGTCAAAATACTGA
- a CDS encoding DedA family protein, whose product MIEQQIIELIQQHGVLAVMAGAMIEEILVPIPSPLIPMAAGSIILEPYSMVQTAALHAFFIIALPASIASVISSYFVYAIAYFGGEPIIRRYGKYLDLRWDEVQQLERHFGGRREKYLVFAFRAIPIVPLSLVSGAAGLFQMEWKSYSVWTFMGMLPRNFALAMLGWYFADSLIQISTQISSASRAVAVLTVATVGGFILYRKTQSLYKYLLFEKF is encoded by the coding sequence ATGATTGAACAGCAAATAATCGAGTTAATCCAGCAACACGGGGTTCTGGCTGTAATGGCCGGTGCGATGATCGAAGAGATACTTGTACCGATTCCTTCACCGCTGATTCCGATGGCGGCCGGTTCGATAATACTTGAACCGTACAGTATGGTACAGACTGCTGCTTTACATGCGTTTTTCATCATTGCGTTACCGGCCTCGATCGCCTCGGTAATTAGCTCGTATTTCGTCTACGCAATAGCGTACTTCGGCGGCGAGCCGATTATCAGGAGGTACGGCAAGTACCTTGATCTTCGCTGGGATGAAGTCCAGCAGCTTGAAAGACATTTCGGCGGCCGACGGGAAAAATACCTCGTATTCGCTTTCCGAGCTATTCCGATAGTCCCGCTTTCACTTGTATCCGGAGCGGCAGGCTTGTTCCAGATGGAATGGAAAAGCTACAGCGTCTGGACGTTCATGGGAATGTTGCCAAGGAACTTCGCGCTGGCTATGCTGGGCTGGTACTTTGCCGACAGCCTGATCCAGATCTCAACGCAGATCAGCTCGGCGTCAAGAGCAGTAGCAGTTCTTACAGTCGCAACAGTTGGAGGATTCATTCTCTACAGGAAAACCCAGTCACTTTACAAGTACCTGCTATTCGAGAAATTCTAA
- the dcd gene encoding dCTP deaminase has translation MAILSDKHLKEIIEENAVYVDEGPEIDEDLQLGPSSFDLRLGYEFGILETRKIKAIDTKEMDDYSELKKSKKVTAEEGMVIHPGEFVLGSTLESLKVPNNMVARIEGRSSYARLGLIPHTAAGFVDAGFDGQITLEIQNLGNVPITIYPEERICQVAFEKMTSEAENPYGEKSDSKYMGQKGATGSRLEKESRK, from the coding sequence ATGGCTATACTCTCCGATAAACATCTCAAAGAAATAATTGAAGAAAACGCAGTATACGTAGATGAAGGACCGGAAATAGATGAAGACCTACAGCTCGGACCGTCGTCTTTCGATCTCCGGCTGGGATACGAGTTCGGAATACTTGAGACCCGGAAGATCAAGGCAATCGATACCAAGGAGATGGACGATTACAGCGAACTGAAAAAATCGAAGAAGGTTACAGCAGAAGAAGGAATGGTCATCCATCCCGGAGAGTTCGTACTAGGCTCCACGCTTGAAAGCCTGAAAGTACCAAACAACATGGTCGCACGGATCGAAGGCCGGTCAAGTTACGCCAGACTCGGTTTGATTCCGCATACGGCCGCAGGTTTCGTCGATGCCGGTTTCGACGGCCAGATCACCCTGGAGATCCAGAACCTCGGTAACGTACCGATCACAATCTATCCGGAAGAGAGGATCTGTCAGGTAGCTTTCGAGAAAATGACTTCGGAGGCTGAAAATCCTTACGGAGAGAAATCAGATTCAAAATACATGGGTCAGAAAGGAGCAACAGGCTCCAGACTCGAAAAGGAGAGTAGAAAATGA
- a CDS encoding TatD family hydrolase, which yields MRPVDSHCHLDFDRFDEDRDEVIERCEDELEFVVVAGCDPERNQAVKELCESEELLVPNYGLHPTFTDSFDELDEVKDQVRDWRPVAIGEIGLDHHHVTDEDLQEHQEEVFREMLELAEELDKPVVIHSRSAEKQAIEVLEEYDVTAMFHCFNGSIELAERIVENGDYIGVTTQVLYSSRVQKIAENIPLDSMLLETDSPFLYPDGRNEPVHVLESAEKIGNIKDMSPQQVMGQTTENAKKLFKPEH from the coding sequence ATGAGACCTGTTGACAGTCACTGCCATCTCGACTTTGATAGGTTCGATGAGGATCGAGACGAAGTTATAGAACGCTGTGAAGACGAACTTGAGTTCGTTGTCGTCGCCGGGTGTGACCCGGAGCGCAACCAGGCGGTAAAAGAGCTATGTGAGTCCGAAGAACTTCTCGTGCCTAACTATGGTCTTCACCCTACCTTTACAGACAGTTTCGATGAACTAGATGAGGTCAAGGATCAGGTAAGAGACTGGCGTCCTGTGGCGATCGGAGAGATCGGTCTCGATCACCATCACGTAACCGATGAAGATCTCCAAGAGCATCAAGAGGAAGTCTTCCGTGAGATGTTGGAACTAGCTGAGGAACTGGATAAACCGGTTGTCATACATTCCCGATCGGCGGAAAAACAGGCAATCGAGGTTCTAGAAGAGTATGATGTCACCGCAATGTTTCACTGTTTCAATGGTTCAATCGAGTTAGCTGAACGCATAGTTGAAAACGGCGACTACATCGGGGTTACAACCCAAGTGCTTTACTCTTCACGCGTCCAAAAAATAGCTGAAAATATTCCACTGGATTCTATGCTTTTGGAGACCGATTCGCCGTTCCTTTATCCAGACGGACGGAATGAGCCGGTACACGTACTTGAGAGCGCAGAAAAGATAGGTAATATCAAAGACATGTCGCCGCAGCAAGTTATGGGCCAGACAACGGAGAACGCCAAAAAACTGTTTAAACCAGAGCATTGA
- a CDS encoding TIGR00288 family NYN domain-containing protein, producing the protein MVFERVKSRVDNKPNVAVYVDGPNVIRKEFDLDLDRLREEVEELGHLKIGKVFLNQYASEKLIEAIVSQGFEAALGLGGEKDKESDVDVYMAVNAMEAVFNDSIDTVVIVTRDTDFLPVIQKAKEHGKKTVVVGMEPGFSTALKNAADKVIELE; encoded by the coding sequence ATGGTATTCGAAAGAGTAAAATCCAGGGTCGATAACAAACCGAACGTAGCAGTCTACGTCGACGGACCGAACGTAATCCGCAAAGAGTTCGACCTGGATCTTGACAGACTAAGAGAAGAGGTAGAAGAACTCGGACATCTAAAAATCGGCAAAGTATTCTTGAACCAGTATGCCTCCGAGAAACTTATCGAGGCGATCGTATCACAGGGATTCGAAGCAGCACTCGGACTAGGCGGAGAGAAAGACAAGGAAAGCGATGTCGATGTCTACATGGCAGTCAACGCAATGGAAGCAGTCTTCAACGACAGCATCGACACCGTTGTAATCGTTACAAGAGATACGGACTTCCTACCTGTTATCCAAAAGGCAAAGGAGCATGGGAAAAAGACCGTGGTCGTAGGAATGGAGCCAGGATTCTCTACAGCGCTGAAGAACGCTGCTGATAAAGTAATCGAGCTTGAATAG
- a CDS encoding nucleotidyltransferase domain-containing protein produces the protein MSHKDNIKEMREKSKESRMKSAEEFADKLVDKLGDKVKCVAVWGSVPKGEHGYDSDIDTLVILDDTKLQNDVPQDARDKIKRKVTDLAKETDERITIQYFPFLTEFWDSLRSGEPIAIEAVRNGEAVYDVGIFMPAKRLLQRGKISGTQESVKKRLNLAASGYKKAENTLRSSIPHKLEQAMANAGQAPIMLAGKQPPAKEKVPEVLEEMFVENDMLEEEFIEKAQAIYDFADVGEKESDKVTGEMVEEHLQMTDDFVRRMHQLVSQIGAQKKVRGLYDDYKNFLKANVAALRAEDIEPPEDREDLPEVVASNLDLGEEHNELFERWDELISKVKEKSLSEVNDKELYDLQSESREFVSTVGRDIQKAKQDAEKMSPKMDPEKIAKAADTEGMTPDVNGEKKGEE, from the coding sequence ATGAGTCACAAGGACAACATCAAGGAGATGCGTGAGAAGTCTAAGGAAAGCCGGATGAAAAGCGCCGAGGAGTTCGCGGACAAGCTGGTCGATAAACTAGGCGATAAAGTCAAATGTGTGGCCGTCTGGGGATCTGTTCCTAAAGGCGAACACGGATACGACAGCGATATCGATACCCTTGTGATTCTAGACGATACAAAACTACAGAACGACGTCCCACAGGACGCACGGGACAAGATCAAACGGAAAGTAACCGATCTAGCCAAGGAAACCGATGAAAGAATCACTATCCAGTACTTCCCGTTCCTGACAGAGTTCTGGGACTCACTGAGAAGCGGAGAGCCGATCGCAATCGAAGCAGTGCGTAACGGAGAAGCAGTTTATGACGTTGGAATCTTCATGCCTGCGAAGAGACTTTTACAGAGAGGAAAGATTTCGGGAACCCAGGAATCGGTTAAAAAACGGTTGAATCTTGCGGCAAGCGGATACAAGAAAGCTGAAAATACTTTGAGAAGCTCGATTCCGCACAAGTTAGAGCAGGCAATGGCTAACGCAGGTCAGGCACCGATCATGCTCGCCGGAAAACAGCCACCGGCCAAGGAAAAGGTCCCTGAAGTACTAGAAGAGATGTTTGTCGAAAACGACATGCTGGAAGAGGAGTTCATCGAGAAAGCACAGGCAATCTATGACTTCGCAGATGTAGGCGAGAAGGAAAGCGATAAAGTCACCGGAGAGATGGTTGAAGAACACCTCCAGATGACAGATGACTTCGTGCGTAGAATGCACCAGCTCGTCTCCCAGATAGGCGCCCAGAAGAAGGTCAGAGGGCTTTACGATGACTACAAGAACTTCCTTAAGGCAAACGTCGCCGCGCTTAGAGCAGAGGACATCGAACCACCGGAAGATCGTGAGGATTTACCGGAGGTAGTAGCCTCTAACCTGGATCTAGGAGAGGAACACAACGAGCTGTTCGAAAGATGGGACGAACTCATAAGCAAGGTGAAGGAAAAATCCCTCAGCGAGGTCAACGACAAGGAGCTATACGACCTACAGAGCGAGTCAAGAGAGTTTGTCTCAACTGTTGGAAGAGACATCCAGAAGGCAAAACAGGATGCTGAGAAGATGAGTCCTAAGATGGATCCTGAAAAGATCGCGAAGGCCGCTGACACCGAAGGCATGACGCCCGACGTGAATGGAGAGAAGAAGGGAGAGGAGTAG
- a CDS encoding matrixin family metalloprotease has protein sequence MSEDGEEISLNRREYLLAAVGATGYSSTLGFALESELEPELAVEPEEIDRQFEEFLYSNYPEPQVQKIDKNQENLLFDIHYVEGEEMPEEDIEIIESLLEDTGLNSVLLENEEKLDRTDYQQYGSVAPELLEDRDSLWSEQTDPIMKGNAIQLFFVPGKPEMPNKGQLKTFVDGQELWVDGKTIQGSSPRAVMAFDEPYRVKGTVHEIGHTLGLEHTEREDDIMNYEITSDTCLEFSDEQVRTMNSNL, from the coding sequence ATGTCCGAGGACGGCGAGGAAATCAGTTTAAACCGGAGAGAGTACCTTCTGGCTGCTGTTGGTGCGACAGGTTACTCCAGCACACTAGGATTTGCTCTGGAGTCCGAACTCGAACCCGAACTGGCTGTAGAGCCAGAAGAAATTGACCGACAGTTCGAAGAGTTTCTCTACAGTAACTATCCGGAGCCACAGGTCCAGAAAATAGATAAAAATCAGGAAAATCTTCTTTTTGACATTCACTACGTCGAAGGCGAAGAGATGCCAGAGGAGGACATAGAGATAATTGAAAGTCTGCTTGAAGATACTGGTCTGAACTCTGTCCTGTTGGAAAATGAGGAAAAACTAGATAGAACGGACTACCAACAGTACGGATCTGTAGCTCCTGAACTACTTGAAGATCGAGACAGCTTATGGAGCGAGCAGACAGACCCTATTATGAAAGGAAACGCAATTCAGTTGTTTTTCGTTCCTGGGAAACCGGAGATGCCGAACAAAGGCCAGTTAAAAACTTTTGTAGACGGACAAGAACTCTGGGTTGACGGTAAGACGATTCAAGGTTCCTCACCTAGGGCTGTGATGGCCTTCGATGAGCCTTACCGCGTTAAAGGCACAGTACACGAGATAGGTCACACCTTGGGACTGGAACATACGGAGCGGGAAGATGATATAATGAACTACGAGATTACGAGTGATACTTGTCTGGAGTTTTCCGATGAACAAGTAAGAACTATGAACTCAAATCTTTGA
- a CDS encoding V-type ATP synthase subunit D: MSNDVKKTRSEELRLKERIDLAEGGHDILEKKRDGLIHEFMEIAGDAKEINKELANLYGEATLKLKLAKVYDGEDAIKSSALPIENAPKVSSRTQNIMGVKVPEINAETDVRKNVLEREYGITSSTSRIDSVADKYEELLEKIVEAAETQTRIIKLLEEIKKTKRRVNALEHKVVPELKADLDTVSQALEESEREETFRMKKVKDMNSEE; this comes from the coding sequence ATGAGCAACGATGTGAAAAAGACACGCTCGGAAGAGCTTCGATTGAAAGAACGCATTGATCTAGCGGAAGGAGGTCACGACATACTAGAGAAAAAACGTGACGGACTGATCCACGAGTTCATGGAGATCGCAGGAGATGCCAAAGAGATCAACAAGGAGCTAGCTAATCTTTACGGGGAAGCAACGCTTAAGTTGAAGCTTGCTAAGGTCTACGATGGAGAGGATGCGATCAAGTCCTCAGCGCTGCCCATTGAGAACGCTCCGAAGGTCTCAAGCCGCACACAGAACATCATGGGCGTTAAGGTCCCGGAGATCAACGCTGAGACCGATGTAAGGAAAAACGTGCTTGAAAGAGAGTACGGAATAACCTCATCAACCTCCAGAATTGATTCAGTGGCGGATAAATACGAGGAGCTGCTGGAAAAGATTGTCGAGGCCGCAGAGACCCAGACACGGATCATCAAGCTTCTTGAAGAGATTAAGAAGACGAAGAGAAGGGTCAACGCACTGGAACACAAAGTCGTTCCTGAGCTAAAGGCCGATCTTGACACGGTGTCCCAAGCCTTGGAGGAATCCGAGAGGGAAGAGACCTTCCGTATGAAGAAGGTTAAGGACATGAACAGCGAGGAATAG